The following DNA comes from Alienimonas californiensis.
AGGATTCAGCGCGGCGTTCACCGACGGGGCGGTGCATTTCCTCGCGTCCACGATTGACCGCGACGTATTTCGCAACGTGCTGACCCGCAGCGGCGGGGAGAACGTCAACCTGCCCTGACCGCACCCCGTCCGCCCTTTTGAGGCTCGCCCCGCTCGTCCCCCCTCTCCCTCAGGGAGAGGGGCCGGGGGTGAGGGTGACGCACGGTTCACCCACGTCCGCTCAGAGATTGTGAGCCCGAAGCGCAAGCGAGGCCGGGTGATCCTGCCACGCGTGCACGCCTCGGCTCGCGCCTCGGGCTGCCAATCCTGAACGCCGAACCGGGAACGGCGTGCGGGAGTCACTGCCCCCTCACCCCCGACCCCTCTCCCCCAAAAGGGGGCGAGGGGGGGACGCGGCTTTGAAGCGGCGGCCGCGGGCAGCCGTCGGCTGCGGGGGATCGGGCAGGGAGGAGAACCGTCGGCGACCGCCGTACCCTGTGCGGTCGCCGTCCGCCTTCCGCCCTCCGTCTTTCAAAACCATGCTCGGATTCGTCTCCGCGATCCTGCCGGATCACGACCTCGCCGGCGTGTTCGAAGTCGCCGCCCGGCTGAACTACGACTGCGTCGAATTGATGTGCTGGCCGCCCGCCGGCGGGGAGCGGCGCCGCTACGCCGGCACCGCCCACGTGCAGGCCGAGGGGTTTTCGAAGGCCGACGCGGCGGAGGTGTTAAAACTCGCCGCGGACCACGGCGTGACGATCGGCGGGCTGGGCTATTATCCGAACCCGCTGGACCCCGACGCGGACGCCGCCCGAACCGCCGTCGCCCACTTGGAGCGGGTCATCGACGCGGCGGCGTTATTAGAAGTCTCCGTCGTCAATACGTTCGTCGGCCGCGACCCCGCCAAGCGGGTCGAGGAGAACTGGCCGCGGTTCCTGGAGGTCTTCGCCCCGCTGGTCGCCCGGGCGGCGGAGCGGGGGGTCAATCTGGCGATCGAAAACTGCCCGATGAGCTTCGGCAAGGACGAGTGGCCCGGCGGCAAGAACCTCGCGTATAGCCCCGCGATCTGGCGGCGGATGTTTGA
Coding sequences within:
- a CDS encoding sugar phosphate isomerase/epimerase family protein → MLGFVSAILPDHDLAGVFEVAARLNYDCVELMCWPPAGGERRRYAGTAHVQAEGFSKADAAEVLKLAADHGVTIGGLGYYPNPLDPDADAARTAVAHLERVIDAAALLEVSVVNTFVGRDPAKRVEENWPRFLEVFAPLVARAAERGVNLAIENCPMSFGKDEWPGGKNLAYSPAIWRRMFEDLPDDCFGLNYDPSHLMFMGLDPYAPIQQFGDRIHHAHAKDVRIDRAARQEFAPLEDPERYHTPKLPGFGEMNWGRFAGLLYEVGYRGPVAVEVEDRAFEGSDADVELALKISRDVLRPFWPR